In Planctomycetota bacterium, the sequence GGCGCTGGGGGTCTCCGTCGCCGCCGGCATGTGGAACGGGCTGCTCGTCGCCGGGTTCCGCGTCCAGCCGATCATCGCCACGCTCATCCTGATGGTGGCCGGCCGGGGCATCGCCCAGTTGATCACCGACGGCCAGATCATCACGTTCACCGACCCGCGGATGGTGTTCATCGGCAACGGCCACCTGTTCGGCCTGCCATTCACGGTGACGATCGTGGCGGCGTCGCTGGCGATGACGTGGGCGCTGGCGCGCCGGACGGCGGTGGGCCTGTTCATCGAGTGCATCGGCAGCAACGAGACCGCGAGCCGCTACTCCGGCGTCAACGACAGGCTCGTCAAGTTCCTGGTGTATGCGTTCGCGGGGTTCTGCGCCGGCGTGGCGGGGCTGATGGCCGCGTCGAACATCAAGTGCGCGGACTCGAACCACGTGGGCCTGTACCTGGAGTTGGACGCCATCCTGGCCGTCGTCGTGGGCGGGACGGCCCTGACGGGCGGGCGGTTCTATCTGGCGGGGTCCATCGTCGGGGCGCTCCTCATTCAGACGCTGACGACGACGATGTACATGCGGGACGTCAGTTCCGACGTGGCCCCGGTCCCGAAAGCCCTCGTCATCGTCGCGGTGTGCCTCCTGCAATCCCCCGTCTTCCGAAGCCAGGTCGCGGGCCTGGTCCGGCGGGGAGTCTGGACCTTGAGGCCCGCGGGCGGGAAGGCGTCATGAAAATCGCGATCAAGCGACGGCACATTCCGCTGGCCGCGACGGCGCTCGTCCTGGCGCTCGTGTACGCGGCGGCGGCGATGAAGTTCCCGGGCTTCTTCTCGCTCCGGGTCCTCGTGGACTTCTTCAAGGACAACGCCTTCGTGGGCGTGGCGGCGATCGGCATGACCTTCGTCATCCTCTCGGGGGGCATCGACCTGTCGGTCGGGGCGGTCGTCGGGTTCACGAGCATCCTCATTGCGACCCTCGTGCGAGACCATTCGGTCCATCCTCTGGAGGCCATCGCCCTGGCACTCCTCTTCGGGTCCGCCCTGGGCGCCGTGATGGGATGCCTCATCCACTTCCAGAAACTCCCGCCGTTCCTCGTCACGCTCGCCGGGTTGTTCTTCGCGCGGGGCATGGGGTTCCTCGTCAGCGGAGAATCCATCGGCATCAAGCACCCGTTCTATGCGCGGCTGATGGACGTGGGCCTTCCCCTGCCGGGGTCGGCGACGGTGCCGCTGACGGCCCTCGTCTTCCTCGCCGTGTTCGCGGCGGGCGTGTATCTGGCCCACTTCACGAAGTTCGGGCGGACGGTGTACGCAATCGGCGGCAGCGAGCCGTCGGCGCTCCTGATGGGCCTCGCGGTCGGCCGGACGAAAATCCTCTTGTACACGCTGAACGGTTTCTGCGCCAGCCTGGCGGGTGTCGTGTTCTCGTTCTACGGCCAGGCGGGCAACCCCACCTGGGGCATCGGTACGGAACTCGACGCCATTGCCGCCGTCGTCATCGGCGGCACGCTGCTCTCGGGCGGCGTCGGGTACGTCGCAGGGACGCTCATGGGCGTTCTGATCCTCGGCGTGATCCAGACGGCCATCGCGTTTCAGGGGAACCTCAACACGTGGTGGACGAAGATCGCGGTCGGCGTCCTTTTGCTCGTCTTCATTCTGCTTCAGAACCTCGTCTCGCGGGTGTCGGCAAGGGGGGGCGGCGCGAAGGGGCGCACTCCGGCCTCCGGCAAGACACCTGTCTGAAGAAAAAAGTTCTCCGTGAATCATCGGACGATTCTGCTGGCGCTTGTGGCGTTGTTGGCGTGGCTCCCCG encodes:
- a CDS encoding ABC transporter permease, coding for MRPKKLHPTGWLEHGAAARLVWPLAALALLLAFNFLFTEGFFRLEVRDGHLYGVLIDILNHGSRVMLLALGMTLVIATGGVDLSVGAVMAVSGAVAAVLVTKTNLPFGAVLAAALGVSVAAGMWNGLLVAGFRVQPIIATLILMVAGRGIAQLITDGQIITFTDPRMVFIGNGHLFGLPFTVTIVAASLAMTWALARRTAVGLFIECIGSNETASRYSGVNDRLVKFLVYAFAGFCAGVAGLMAASNIKCADSNHVGLYLELDAILAVVVGGTALTGGRFYLAGSIVGALLIQTLTTTMYMRDVSSDVAPVPKALVIVAVCLLQSPVFRSQVAGLVRRGVWTLRPAGGKAS
- the yjfF gene encoding sugar ABC transporter permease YjfF — encoded protein: MKIAIKRRHIPLAATALVLALVYAAAAMKFPGFFSLRVLVDFFKDNAFVGVAAIGMTFVILSGGIDLSVGAVVGFTSILIATLVRDHSVHPLEAIALALLFGSALGAVMGCLIHFQKLPPFLVTLAGLFFARGMGFLVSGESIGIKHPFYARLMDVGLPLPGSATVPLTALVFLAVFAAGVYLAHFTKFGRTVYAIGGSEPSALLMGLAVGRTKILLYTLNGFCASLAGVVFSFYGQAGNPTWGIGTELDAIAAVVIGGTLLSGGVGYVAGTLMGVLILGVIQTAIAFQGNLNTWWTKIAVGVLLLVFILLQNLVSRVSARGGGAKGRTPASGKTPV